A stretch of the Neodiprion lecontei isolate iyNeoLeco1 chromosome 4, iyNeoLeco1.1, whole genome shotgun sequence genome encodes the following:
- the LOC107218737 gene encoding high affinity copper uptake protein 1 isoform X1, translating into MTMSHDHLNSSNGHAGHEGHMMGHAGGGGHGGSMEHVGASSGSSAEACSGHGMHGMMMAFHGGYCETVLFDSWKVSSIGSLVGSMIGIIIMAALYEGLKYYREYLFWRTYNALQYRSVSMPQEKNVVSEDNRVVHFFYVFLFSMVGEVIHKQPPTMLSWMHTFQTFLHIVQIIISYFLMLIFMTYNVWLCFAVVLGAAVGYFLFGWKKSVIVDVTEHCH; encoded by the exons ATGACG aTGTCCCATGATCACTTAAATTCGTCGAATGGGCACGCGGGTCACGAAGGACACATGATGGGGCATGCGGGAGGCGGAGGTCACGGCGGCAGCATGGAGCACGTAGGAGCATCCAGTGGATCATCCGCGGAAGCCTGCAGCGGTCACGGGATGCACGGAATGATG ATGGCGTTTCACGGTGGTTACTGCGAGACGGTTCTGTTCGACTCGTGGAAGGTCTCTTCGATCGGAAGCCTGGTGGGATCGAtgataggtataataataatggccGCACTTTACGAGGGTCTCAAATATTACCGGGAATATCTGTTCTGGAGGACGTACAACGCTTTGCAGTATCGAAGCGTTTCCATGCCGCAGGAGAAGAACGTTGTTTCCGAAGACAACAGGGTTGTACA ttttttttatgtttttctttttagtatGGTCGGAGAGGTGATACACAAGCAACC GCCAACAATGCTCTCCTGGATGCACACCTTTCAAACGTTCCTTCACATCGTGCAAATAATTATATCGTATTTCTTAATGCTGATATTCATGACGTACAACGTTTGGTTGTGCTTTGCCGTTGTTCTTGGTGCCGCCGTTGGCTACTTCCTTTTTGGATGGAAAAAATCCGTTATTGTTGACGTTACGGAACACTGTCACTGA
- the LOC107218737 gene encoding high affinity copper uptake protein 1 isoform X4, which translates to MTMSHDHLNSSNGHAGHEGHMMGHAGGGGHGGSMEHVGASSGSSAEACSGHGMHGMMMAFHGGYCETVLFDSWKVSSIGSLVGSMIGIIIMAALYEGLKYYREYLFWRTYNALQYRSVSMPQEKNVVSEDNRVVQPTMLSWMHTFQTFLHIVQIIISYFLMLIFMTYNVWLCFAVVLGAAVGYFLFGWKKSVIVDVTEHCH; encoded by the exons ATGACG aTGTCCCATGATCACTTAAATTCGTCGAATGGGCACGCGGGTCACGAAGGACACATGATGGGGCATGCGGGAGGCGGAGGTCACGGCGGCAGCATGGAGCACGTAGGAGCATCCAGTGGATCATCCGCGGAAGCCTGCAGCGGTCACGGGATGCACGGAATGATG ATGGCGTTTCACGGTGGTTACTGCGAGACGGTTCTGTTCGACTCGTGGAAGGTCTCTTCGATCGGAAGCCTGGTGGGATCGAtgataggtataataataatggccGCACTTTACGAGGGTCTCAAATATTACCGGGAATATCTGTTCTGGAGGACGTACAACGCTTTGCAGTATCGAAGCGTTTCCATGCCGCAGGAGAAGAACGTTGTTTCCGAAGACAACAGGGTTGTACA GCCAACAATGCTCTCCTGGATGCACACCTTTCAAACGTTCCTTCACATCGTGCAAATAATTATATCGTATTTCTTAATGCTGATATTCATGACGTACAACGTTTGGTTGTGCTTTGCCGTTGTTCTTGGTGCCGCCGTTGGCTACTTCCTTTTTGGATGGAAAAAATCCGTTATTGTTGACGTTACGGAACACTGTCACTGA
- the LOC107218737 gene encoding high affinity copper uptake protein 1 isoform X3 — translation MTMSHDHLNSSNGHAGHEGHMMGHAGGGGHGGSMEHVGASSGSSAEACSGHGMHGMMMAFHGGYCETVLFDSWKVSSIGSLVGSMIGIIIMAALYEGLKYYREYLFWRTYNALQYRSVSMPQEKNVVSEDNRVVHMVGEVIHKQPPTMLSWMHTFQTFLHIVQIIISYFLMLIFMTYNVWLCFAVVLGAAVGYFLFGWKKSVIVDVTEHCH, via the exons ATGACG aTGTCCCATGATCACTTAAATTCGTCGAATGGGCACGCGGGTCACGAAGGACACATGATGGGGCATGCGGGAGGCGGAGGTCACGGCGGCAGCATGGAGCACGTAGGAGCATCCAGTGGATCATCCGCGGAAGCCTGCAGCGGTCACGGGATGCACGGAATGATG ATGGCGTTTCACGGTGGTTACTGCGAGACGGTTCTGTTCGACTCGTGGAAGGTCTCTTCGATCGGAAGCCTGGTGGGATCGAtgataggtataataataatggccGCACTTTACGAGGGTCTCAAATATTACCGGGAATATCTGTTCTGGAGGACGTACAACGCTTTGCAGTATCGAAGCGTTTCCATGCCGCAGGAGAAGAACGTTGTTTCCGAAGACAACAGGGTTGTACA tatGGTCGGAGAGGTGATACACAAGCAACC GCCAACAATGCTCTCCTGGATGCACACCTTTCAAACGTTCCTTCACATCGTGCAAATAATTATATCGTATTTCTTAATGCTGATATTCATGACGTACAACGTTTGGTTGTGCTTTGCCGTTGTTCTTGGTGCCGCCGTTGGCTACTTCCTTTTTGGATGGAAAAAATCCGTTATTGTTGACGTTACGGAACACTGTCACTGA
- the LOC107218737 gene encoding high affinity copper uptake protein 1 isoform X2 produces the protein MSHDHLNSSNGHAGHEGHMMGHAGGGGHGGSMEHVGASSGSSAEACSGHGMHGMMMAFHGGYCETVLFDSWKVSSIGSLVGSMIGIIIMAALYEGLKYYREYLFWRTYNALQYRSVSMPQEKNVVSEDNRVVHFFYVFLFSMVGEVIHKQPPTMLSWMHTFQTFLHIVQIIISYFLMLIFMTYNVWLCFAVVLGAAVGYFLFGWKKSVIVDVTEHCH, from the exons aTGTCCCATGATCACTTAAATTCGTCGAATGGGCACGCGGGTCACGAAGGACACATGATGGGGCATGCGGGAGGCGGAGGTCACGGCGGCAGCATGGAGCACGTAGGAGCATCCAGTGGATCATCCGCGGAAGCCTGCAGCGGTCACGGGATGCACGGAATGATG ATGGCGTTTCACGGTGGTTACTGCGAGACGGTTCTGTTCGACTCGTGGAAGGTCTCTTCGATCGGAAGCCTGGTGGGATCGAtgataggtataataataatggccGCACTTTACGAGGGTCTCAAATATTACCGGGAATATCTGTTCTGGAGGACGTACAACGCTTTGCAGTATCGAAGCGTTTCCATGCCGCAGGAGAAGAACGTTGTTTCCGAAGACAACAGGGTTGTACA ttttttttatgtttttctttttagtatGGTCGGAGAGGTGATACACAAGCAACC GCCAACAATGCTCTCCTGGATGCACACCTTTCAAACGTTCCTTCACATCGTGCAAATAATTATATCGTATTTCTTAATGCTGATATTCATGACGTACAACGTTTGGTTGTGCTTTGCCGTTGTTCTTGGTGCCGCCGTTGGCTACTTCCTTTTTGGATGGAAAAAATCCGTTATTGTTGACGTTACGGAACACTGTCACTGA
- the LOC107218766 gene encoding probable cytochrome P450 304a1, giving the protein MPVVLALLLILLVVILNKFYNFVFGKPLANAPPGLPRFPIWGSYWLLLWGNYNFPHKTIHYYAKKYKSKVVGCWLGDYYTIVATNYNSIKELLTKKEYDGRLTDAFIFTSRAFGKKLGIFFTDGDKWREQRRFALRYMREFGFGRRMDKTESDFAEELGVLLDTLKSGPANENERKVLKDGSMVRFPDILYPTAANFFLTIFTGERLPRTDHEKLRVVSRAAAKFQRNSDTTGGAILVTPWIRHFAHGFSYPGFIEGSTGITNFIKKRFGTNEASFIGDAERGFLDTCIKRLKDEEGFPTITEEQVLMLGTDLIFPALTANPWAVTIIIKYMMHHPHIMEKVQKQIDTVIGRDRLITLNDRVNLPYVEATIREVMRVETMTPWSVAHRATERGTLDGFDVPKNAVLVTDLYSMHHDPEMWGDPEEVRPERFLTEDGHMGKDRSLPFGAGGRLCAGETFARQFLFLTFSTLVQNFDFSFIEGEPSSLEDRIPGFATSPKDFWARVTPRK; this is encoded by the exons ATGCCTGTGGTGTTGgcattgttattaattttgcTCGTCGTTATATTAAATAAGTTCTATAATTTCGTATTCGGTAAACCTTTAGCAAATGCACCTCCAG GTTTACCTCGGTTCCCAATATGGGGTAGCTATTGGCTCCTTCTTTGGGGAAACTACAATTTTCCTCACAAAACGATCCACTATTACGCCAAAAAGTACAAATCCAAAGTGGTAGGATGCTGGCTGGGCGATTATTACACGATAGTTGCGACGAACTACAATAGTATCAAGGAACTGCTCACGAAGAAAGAATACGACGGAAGATTGACCGATGCTTTCATATTTACGTCGAGAgcttttggaaaaaaattag GCATCTTTTTCACCGATGGTGACAAATGGAGAGAGCAAAGGAGGTTTGCCCTCAGGTATATGAGGGAATTCGGGTTCGGACGACGAATGGACAAGACTGAGAGCGATTTTGCGGAGGAGCTGGGCGTGCTGCTTGACACCTTAAAAAGTGGTCCCGCCAACGAGAACGAGCGG AAGGTGCTCAAGGACGGCAGCATGGTCCGTTTTCCAGATATCCTCTATCCAACAGCAGCCAATTTCTTTCTGACGATATTCACCGGGGAACGTTTACCGAGAACTGATCACGAGAAGCTGCGAGTCGTGTCAAGGGCCGccgcaaaatttcaaagaaacagTGACACGACCGGAGGTGCGATATTGGTCACTCCTTGGATTCGCCACTTCGCTCACGGGTTTTCTTATCCCGGATTCATCGAAGGGTCGACGGGGATAACAAACTTTATCAAA AAACGCTTCGGAACGAACGAGGCGTCGTTTATCGGCGATGCCGAAAGAGGCTTCCTCGACACGTGTATTAAAAGACTGAAGGACGAGGAAGGATTTCCGACAATCACCGAAGAGCAGGTCCTCATGCTGGGTACGGACCTGATTTTTCCAGCGTTAACAGCTAACCCGTGGGCCGTGACGATCATAATCAAGTACATGATGCACCATCCTCACATCATGGAGAAAGTTCAAAAGCAGATCGATACGGTGATCGGCAGGGATCGGCTAATCACGTTGAACGACAGAGTAAA TCTTCCCTACGTCGAAGCAACGATCCGTGAAGTTATGAGAGTGGAGACGATGACACCTTGGTCGGTAGCTCACAGGGCGACGGAGAGGGGTACGCTAGACGGTTTCGACGTCCCAAAGAACGCAGTTCTGGTAACCGACCTCTACTCCATGCATCACGATCCAGAGATGTGGGGTGATCCAGAAGAAGTTCGTCCCGAGCGATTCCTGACCGAGGACGGCCACATGGGGAAGGACCGCTCTTTGCCGTTCGGCGCAG GGGGACGACTTTGCGCCGGCGAGACATTCGCaagacaatttttattcctcaCCTTCAGTACCCTTGTCCAGAATTTCGACTTCTCTTTCATCGAGGGCGAGCCGTCGTCCTTGGAGGATCGGATTCCAGGATTCGCTACGAGTCCGAAAGACTTTTGGGCCAGAGTTACTCCCCGTAAATAG
- the LOC107218738 gene encoding TELO2-interacting protein 2 isoform X1 yields the protein MMNDLLRELESMKITGNTLNDDLWRSCVQLTEGTLVPCKKIGNERPCEEKDYSEYRQIVNRNLRNVEATLRHVATTFGEQNVRETASRSHPLRTYLINLIIIIGEQSEKNVWNTAESVSIVSSIQSNLCDLCKCRSMSELLVGKGGEGSSVDGSGVIEAVLLVLRPKLFKDTWKNYPAAVICYKWILWQVEEPNLVRHMNSIIPTALIILDDYVVENRLTGIKCIGKILQHAQMRKELVDTGYAEVIYDALKRLLIIREVAYIIPLYSCIRSLLSTLEYYNNTDSLQQKTCPLQWTIRDDVILSLLSSMEFEQDAHLRHAYMSSLPGLLTNIGCAKWCERLTRILSEYCEHHTDLKTLKVTMEAAKTFLVIFQPRIPTHCVPLYAAFLKLHMDLIETPVFDKEIVQNLEDCIGLLYKSTPSIGKKIINDDRMKSVINQQLQFRILNDCTYFE from the exons ATGATGAACGACCTGCTCCGTGAATTGGAGTCGATGAAGATAACTGGCAACACATTAAACGACGATTTATGGAGAAGTTGCGTTCAGCTGACCGAGGGCACGTTGGTaccgtgtaaaaaaattggaaatgaaCGACCCTGCGAAGAAAAGGATTACAGTGAGTACAGGCAGATCGTAAACAGAAATTTGCGGAATGTGGAGGCTACGCTTCGTCACGTAGCAACGACTTTTGGGGAGCAAAACGTCAGGGAAACTGCATCGCGGAGTCACCCCCTTCGCACTTACCTGATAAACTTGATTATCATCATCGGCGAACAGAGCGAGAAGAACGTGTGGAACACCGCAGAGTCGGTGTCCATAGTCAGCTCCATTCAATCTAACCTCTGCGATCTCTGCAAGTGTCGATCCATGTCCGAGCTATTAGTCGGAAAGGGAGGCGAGGGATCTAGTGTGGATGGCAGTGGCGTAATTGAGGCAGTGCTCCTCGTTCTTAGGCCAAAGCTCTTCAAGGATACTTGGAAGAATTATCCTGCGGCTGTAATTTGTTACAAGTGGATATTATGGCAAGTAGAG GAACCTAATCTTGTCCGTCACATGAACAGTATAATACCAACCGCGCTGATAATCTTGGATGATTACGTTGTTGAAAATAGACTGACTGGAATAAAATGTATTGGGAAGATTTTACAACACGCACAAATG AGGAAAGAGCTTGTGGATACTGGATACGCAGAGGTGATATACGATGCCTTGAAGAGGTTGTTAATTATTCGAGAAGTGGCATACATTATCCCGTTGTACTCTTGCATAAGGAGCCTTTTGTCAACATTGGAATACTACAACAACACAGATTCTCTACAA CAAAAAACTTGCCCCTTACAGTGGACTATACGAGATGACGTCATCTTGTCGTTACTGAGTAGTATGGAGTTCGAACAAGATGCCCATTTGCGACATGCTTACATGTCCAGCTTGCCAGGACTCTTGACCAATATCGGGTGTGCCAAGTGGTGCGAAAGATTAACGAGGATTTTGTCAGAGTACTGTGAGCACCATACAGATCTCAAAACTCTGAAAGTCACAATGGAA GCCGCAAAAACGTTTCTCGTCATCTTTCAACCGAGGATACCGACCCATTGCGTACCTTTATACGCGGCCTTCCTGAAACTACACATGGATCTAATCGAGACACCAGTTTTTGACAAAGAGATTGTACAGAATTTAGAAGATTGCATTGGCTTACTGTATAAATCGACGCCGTCtataggtaaaaaaattatcaacgacGATCGTATGAAATCAGTTATTAATCAACAGCTTCAGTTCAGAATACTAAATGATTGCACTTATTTTGAATGA
- the LOC107218738 gene encoding TELO2-interacting protein 2 isoform X2 — MMNDLLRELESMKITGNTLNDDLWRSCVQLTEGTLVPCKKIGNERPCEEKDYSEYRQIVNRNLRNVEATLRHVATTFGEQNVRETASRSHPLRTYLINLIIIIGEQSEKNVWNTAESVSIVSSIQSNLCDLCKCRSMSELLVGKGGEGSSVDGSGVIEAVLLVLRPKLFKDTWKNYPAAVICYKWILWQVEEPNLVRHMNSIIPTALIILDDYVVENRLTGIKCIGKILQHAQMRKELVDTGYAEVIYDALKRLLIIREVAYIIPLYSCIRSLLSTLEYYNNTDSLQWTIRDDVILSLLSSMEFEQDAHLRHAYMSSLPGLLTNIGCAKWCERLTRILSEYCEHHTDLKTLKVTMEAAKTFLVIFQPRIPTHCVPLYAAFLKLHMDLIETPVFDKEIVQNLEDCIGLLYKSTPSIGKKIINDDRMKSVINQQLQFRILNDCTYFE, encoded by the exons ATGATGAACGACCTGCTCCGTGAATTGGAGTCGATGAAGATAACTGGCAACACATTAAACGACGATTTATGGAGAAGTTGCGTTCAGCTGACCGAGGGCACGTTGGTaccgtgtaaaaaaattggaaatgaaCGACCCTGCGAAGAAAAGGATTACAGTGAGTACAGGCAGATCGTAAACAGAAATTTGCGGAATGTGGAGGCTACGCTTCGTCACGTAGCAACGACTTTTGGGGAGCAAAACGTCAGGGAAACTGCATCGCGGAGTCACCCCCTTCGCACTTACCTGATAAACTTGATTATCATCATCGGCGAACAGAGCGAGAAGAACGTGTGGAACACCGCAGAGTCGGTGTCCATAGTCAGCTCCATTCAATCTAACCTCTGCGATCTCTGCAAGTGTCGATCCATGTCCGAGCTATTAGTCGGAAAGGGAGGCGAGGGATCTAGTGTGGATGGCAGTGGCGTAATTGAGGCAGTGCTCCTCGTTCTTAGGCCAAAGCTCTTCAAGGATACTTGGAAGAATTATCCTGCGGCTGTAATTTGTTACAAGTGGATATTATGGCAAGTAGAG GAACCTAATCTTGTCCGTCACATGAACAGTATAATACCAACCGCGCTGATAATCTTGGATGATTACGTTGTTGAAAATAGACTGACTGGAATAAAATGTATTGGGAAGATTTTACAACACGCACAAATG AGGAAAGAGCTTGTGGATACTGGATACGCAGAGGTGATATACGATGCCTTGAAGAGGTTGTTAATTATTCGAGAAGTGGCATACATTATCCCGTTGTACTCTTGCATAAGGAGCCTTTTGTCAACATTGGAATACTACAACAACACAGATTCTCTACAA TGGACTATACGAGATGACGTCATCTTGTCGTTACTGAGTAGTATGGAGTTCGAACAAGATGCCCATTTGCGACATGCTTACATGTCCAGCTTGCCAGGACTCTTGACCAATATCGGGTGTGCCAAGTGGTGCGAAAGATTAACGAGGATTTTGTCAGAGTACTGTGAGCACCATACAGATCTCAAAACTCTGAAAGTCACAATGGAA GCCGCAAAAACGTTTCTCGTCATCTTTCAACCGAGGATACCGACCCATTGCGTACCTTTATACGCGGCCTTCCTGAAACTACACATGGATCTAATCGAGACACCAGTTTTTGACAAAGAGATTGTACAGAATTTAGAAGATTGCATTGGCTTACTGTATAAATCGACGCCGTCtataggtaaaaaaattatcaacgacGATCGTATGAAATCAGTTATTAATCAACAGCTTCAGTTCAGAATACTAAATGATTGCACTTATTTTGAATGA